ATGGGCTGGAAGGACATCTGGCAACTGAGAGCAATCCTAGGAAGAGGAGAAACAGAAAAAGCTGCGACTAAGCAGGAGGTCGCGTAACATGATCCCGAGCGCCGCTCTTCAACCTCCAACTAAAAGCGGGACACTCTCAGTAGCTACGCTCATAGATGAGACGAAACCAAACATCACTCTTGCTAGCGACACTCCACAGAAAGCGCGTCACAGTGTAGTAAGTGGGATTCATAGTCCACATACCTCGGCGTATGCGGGTGCATTTTGCATGCCACCTCGCGATCCGATGGATAACTGCAATTGCGGCAATGACGTAGTCCACGGGGATGTCTGGTCAAAGGCAGGAAGCGGCGGCGGAACTTTTTACCATGTTTATCCTCTGCTCACTGGGACAGAAATGCAGGGCCATCGCTCCATCCGGGTAAGTTTTTCATGGCGAGCGGAAGTGCAATCGTGCGCCGCCCGAAATAAGTGCCTGTCTCCACAATCAGTTTCAGCTCTCATTGCCATTGTGGCATCTGGCCTGCATTTTCACTAAGTCCGACTGGGACGTTTTGGCAGGTTCGAAGCTGTTGACTGAACCTGACCACAGAGAGGTAAACACCATGCACGAGTATGATTCTCCCCCGATGACGTCTGAGCATGATTCTCAGCAGAAGACGTCTGAGCATGGTTCTTCCCCAAAGACCGGCGGCGGAAAAACCGCGCGGCTGGTGATCGCCAGCGTAGCCTGCGTCTATGTGCTGGCTTCATGAGGCGATCATCCGCGATCACATTGAGGGTGTAGTTACTGCGTTTGGGATCCGCATTCTTGAGTTGCAAGCTGATGGTGGAGACCCGCGCCGGGCTTTCGTCTTCGCGGTTGACAAGGGCAAGGTCAGCGGCTACGTGAGCACTCCCAAAGAAATGGCGGCGCAGGCGCGGTAGACGTTGGGCGCTGGCTCGGTACGGGTTTCTGTTTCGCCGCGCGGAGCGAAGATGTCGAGCAGTTCGCAGAGCAGGCCGCCTCCCCAAACAGGGCTAGAACTGCTCGACGTATCGCTGTTACGCCGTCCTCTTGGCTGGCTGGCAATACAGCGAGAGTAGAGACAGGCGGCATCAAAGAAAATGGAGGTTGGTGATGATGAAGCGAATCGTTGTGGCAGTCGTTTTGTTTGTATTTTCTGTGACACTGGTTTCTTCAGCGTTCGCCAGGTCCGGACGCAGTGACGACATCGAACGAATCCAAAATGCTACGGAAGTCTTTCGCGAGATCATGGCGACCCCGGACAAGGCGATCCCTCAGGAGTTGTTGGAGTCTGCGAAATGTATCGCCATCATTCCCGGGGAAAAGAAGGCCGCGTTTGTCGTTGGCGGAAACTATGGCAAGGGAATAGCAACCTGCCGCACTGCGGATGGTTGGAGCAGTCCCTTGTTTGTCGCCCTCGGCGGGGGCAGCGTCGGTTTCCAGATTGGCGGTTCGTCTACGGACCTGGTGATGGTTTTCAGGAATGAGAAGGGCTTGCGAAGCCTGCTCAGCGATAAGTTCAAGATCGGCGCCGATGCAACCGCAGCCGCGGGCCCGGTCGGTCGACATGCTGCCGCTGATACGGACGCCAAGATGAATGCGGAGATCCTGACTTATTCCCGCAGTAAGGGCTTGTTCGCCGGCGTCAGCCTGGATGGCGCCGTTGTCCAGGCCGACCAAAGCGGAAACCCTGCCATGTACGGCGGCAATGTCAATCGGCGGGAGATCCTGAATGGCTCGGTGCGAGTGCCGGAAGCGGCGGAGCCGCTGCTGAAAGAAATCGGGCAGTATACCCGGGCCGAACAGGCAAGTAACCAGTAGCCGCTGGGACATTGTGCGTGTCCGGAGCGAACCTGCTCGAAAGGAGACGCACAATCGTTTCAATCCAACTCCAAAATCATCAACGGCGCGTCTCTTCATGGGAGGATCATGGTGATGACCAAGGTTGAATTGCGTGACTCGCACAGGAGAGGACACGGAGTGAAGTGGTGGGAATGGTTAGTATTGGCCGCCGTTCTCGAAGCGTATCTCCCACGCAACAAGGGACAGAAAATGGGGTTATGGGATTGGGTAATTCTGGGCACTGTAGTTTCATCCGCATTCTTATGATGGGTGCGTGGTTTTCGACAGAGGATCCCGGGCATGATGTTCCACAGGTCAAGAGTGTCAACTAGAGGAGTGCGTGGTGCCGTTTTTTCATTTGCTCTGGCATGCGTTGCCGTGTTGATGGCCAGTTCTCAAGCCTACGGCGACGTGGGAGTTGTCCTGAATGAGTCGCTGGCCACCAGCGTCGACAGGATTACCGGCTCGGGGCACAGCGCCGTGTATCTGTCGCGCATCTGCCCGGACTCACCGGTCAAGCTCCGCCTCTGCGGTCCCGGCGAGCAGGGTTCTGTCATCAGCACGTACACGAACCCGGGCGAGGACTACCCCTTCGAGTGGAACGCCGTTCCGCTGAGCGTTTTTCTCTATGGCGTCGATGACCCGCGTAACCGTCCGCTATTCGGCTCCGCCAAGATCAAGCGTGTTCTCGAGGATCAATACCGGGCGAAGTACCTGACCGAATACTGCACCACCCGATCCTGCCAGACCAGCAACAGCGCCGAATGGCGGCTGATGGTCGGCGCCAGTCTTTCCCGTGGAATCTACATTTTTGTCGCTGAAACCACGGAGGAGGATGACCGCAAGCTGATTGCGGAATTCAATTCGATTCCCAACGTAAACCACTTCAACGGAGTGACGCGGAATTGTGCGGATTTCACGCAGCACGTTATCAACACCTACTTTCCGCATGCCGCCAGGACCGACTACCTCAACGACTTCGGGATGACGAGCCCGAAGGCCATCGCGCGCTCGTTTACTCGCTACGCGCTGCGGCATCCGGAAACGCACTTTCGCGTTCTGCACTTTGCTCAGGTGCCCGGCACCATCAAGCGCAGCAGCGAGGTGCGCGACGGGACCGAGCAGTTGTACCACTCCAAGAAGCTGCTGGTGCCGATGGCCGTTTTCGCGGCACACGCCTTGCCCGTCGTAACCGCTCTCTACGTGCTCACGGGGCGGTTCAACCCGGAGCGCGAAGCGGAGAAATACCCGACCGCCGAGATCACCGAGATCAGGCATCAGATCCGGCTCGCCAAGGCCGACGAGCAGGATGCGCGCGCTAGGCAGCTCTCATCACTTGAGCGCGAGCTGCGTGCCGACGCGATCGGAGATCCCCGGGAATGGAAGGCCTATCGCCAGGCCTTCGACGCGGCGGTTGACGACTCCGTCCACCACGAGACCATTCCGGACCGCCAATCCCTGAACCGCGTGTTTAAGCGTCTAGATGAAGCGGGGACTTTTCTTGTCGACGAGAATGGCGCCTTGTGGGCGGAATTCCCGGACGCGGACGGGTCTCCCCGGCTCGGCCTGAGCGCGAGCAATATTCTTTCTTCGGATTCCGATTCCCGCTTGGCCGGCGAGTTGCTGCTGGCACGCGTCGCACGCGTGTTGAAGAGTCCCAAGCATGGCCGCGAATCGATCTTGGAATTCAAGAACGACTGGATGCTCTTGCAGGATGCCGGCAGGAAAAGTTCGATTTTCGCAGACCGTGGCGGGGCGCCTGCCGCCAGCGAACCCACCGTGAGCACTCCCAGCGGCGGAAGTTATTGAGCCCTCGTCAGGACGCGGGCTTGGATCTTGGTACCGCGCCTCGTTTGTCCTTGAACTTGCAACCGAACAGTTGAACATTCCGGCCCCTGCGCCGGCACCTTCTTCCCGCACTAAGCGCGTTCTTGTTATACGATTCTCCCTACCTCAGAGTCATGCGTATCTGCATCTGCCTCACGCTTTTGCTCTCGGTGGCCGTGGCCCCGGGTCAAGAGCCCGCTCCGCGTTTGGTCGCCGCGTCTGCAACCCCTGCAACTTCTTCCACGACCGGCGCGAAGCCACGCTCTCCGGCCATCGTCATCG
The Terriglobia bacterium DNA segment above includes these coding regions:
- a CDS encoding lipid-binding SYLF domain-containing protein, whose product is MMKRIVVAVVLFVFSVTLVSSAFARSGRSDDIERIQNATEVFREIMATPDKAIPQELLESAKCIAIIPGEKKAAFVVGGNYGKGIATCRTADGWSSPLFVALGGGSVGFQIGGSSTDLVMVFRNEKGLRSLLSDKFKIGADATAAAGPVGRHAAADTDAKMNAEILTYSRSKGLFAGVSLDGAVVQADQSGNPAMYGGNVNRREILNGSVRVPEAAEPLLKEIGQYTRAEQASNQ